The genomic window GGATCGTCGGCGGGGACGCCCAGTTCGCGCGCGATCACGATGACCAGACCGGTGCCGTATCCATCGCTGGTTCTGGTTTTTAGTGGTTCCCCGTCGCTGCGCTGGAGCCCCTTCCAATCAGTCAGGAAACCGGCCGTGGACCAACCGCCATCGTCCAGCTGCAATGCCAGCAGTTCGGCCAGCGTGTCTTGACGCTGTTGCTCGGTGGCGATGCCTTCAATTCGGATCGAACACCATGCCAGCATGGCGCGATGATGCAACGACTTGGGCGGATTATTGGTGAAATAGGTCCGCAATTTTTCCAGCCCGTCGCGGGACTGCGGCGTGTTCGCATAGCCGTCTGGGGCGACTCCAATGGTGAGGGCGGCGACGGTCACGCCGTAGTGATCATCGATTTCCAGCGGAGCGTAATCGCAATCCGGCCAATTCCAGCCGCCATCGTCGCGTTGCACCGTCCACATCATGTCCAACACGTCACGCGTCACATCGCTCAGCCGGCCGGTGGTTTGAGCATCGTTAAACGTCAGCCCTGTGCCGACCACGATGGGCCAAAATCCACCGGCTTCGCTCGGTCCCTTGGTACGCCAGCGAACCTTGCGATAGTCCTCGTAAAAACTGCGGACTTCGCCTGAGTCGGGTAGCACTGCATGCAGGGCCGGGCGAGCCATCAGGTAATACATATTCGTATGACATGTGGCACAGTTTTTAGTTTTCACCCAGTTCAGGGCTGAACGATCCAGATACCGTGCTGCCTGCTCCGCGGAAAACTCGGACGCCATGGGTTCGTCCGCAGAAATTACCGGCAAGCCTGCCTCGACATCCTGCAGGGTAATCGGCGTCTGCTGAGCGAGTCCGATGGTCGGCTGGAATATAGCGAACAACAACAAGGTGCGAATTGTCGAAGTCATGGATGTCATCGGCTCGCAGGCAGGCAGGAGTTTTTTAAATCGCCGGCAGGGACGCATTACGCTATGGGCGAATAGTGTGAAGAGTATAGCGAATTCTAAGGTAGCCGATCTGGCCAGAGATTGGATCGGTTCGGCGAAAAGGTCCAAAGTCTGGCGACTTCGGCTACGGCAGAACCCTAGGACCAAATGTTGACGCAGCGGTAGCGAAATTGCGGTAGGAGAATTGGGGGTAGGAAAAAAGACTGCCAATTTTCTCGCCGGGATGAAAGATCCTCGCCGATCGTGGATGATTCTCTTATGGAGATGACATGAACGATTGGCCGGAAACGAACGAAAGCCTGATTTTACGCGTCCGAGATCCGGCGGATTCCGCTGCTTGGTCGGCGTTTCTGGCGATCTATCGACCGGTCGTTTATCGGCTCGCACGCAGTCGTGGCTTGCAAGACGCCGACGCCGATGATTTGGCACAGCAGGTTTTTGTCGCGATCGCGCGAGCCGTCGGTCATTGGCAACCGGCCACCGATGGGCCGCCCTTTCGAGCTTGGCTATACCGCATTGCTCACAACGAAATCCTCAAAGCCGTCACTCGCCGCAAACCGGATGCAGCGGTCGGTTCCAGTACGGTGCAAGAGATGCTGAATGCGGTGCCGCGAAGGGATGACGACGTGACCGATGTCCTGATTCAGGAAACTCGCCGGGAAGCGTTTCGCTGGGCGGCCGAGGAAATACGACCTGAATTCACGGCCACGTCGTGGGCCATGTTTTGGCAATCCACGGTGCAGCAGCAAGCGGTCGAGCTGGTCGCCAAGACGCACCGACGCAGCAAGGGAGCCGTCTACCTGGCGCGGTTTCGCGTGACCAAACGGCTGAAAGAAAAACTGGATGAAGTATCCGATATTTGGGAGCAGTACTGATGAAATCCTCCACTGTCTGTTTGTCTGAGTCAGAGATTCCGCGGCTGCTGGCGGGTGATTTGCCGGCGGACGAAATCACCGCGGCCGAAGATCATATCGCCGACTGCGAGAGCTGCCGGTCCGCGATCGAATCCATGATCGCCGACTCCCGTTGGTGGGACGATGCGCGGCAATCACTGGCCCAGAAACCGACTGGCGACTTCGACCACTCGCAAAACGAGCCTTCCGGCGATGCGAATGAACCGGATCCTACGGCCAGTGAGCAATTGCTGGACCTGCTGGGACCGACCGACGATCCGGCAATGCTGGGACGGATTGGGACGTATGAGATCGTGGGCGTCCTCGGTCGCGGCGGTATGGGAGCCGTCTTTAAAGGTTACGACGGCGCTCTGAATCGGTTTGTTGCGATCAAAATGCTGCTGCCCCATTTGGCGGTTTCCGGTGCGGCAAGAAAACGCTTCGAACGGGAAGCCCAAGCTGCGGCGGCCGTCGTCGATGATCACGTGATGGCAATCCACGGCGTCAGCGAATGGAAGTCGGTGCCCTACTTCGTGATGCCCTACGCACGCGGCGTGTCACTGCAAAAACGCTTAAACGACAGCGGGCCGTTGGAAGTACGTGAAGTCCTCCGCATCGGCATGCAAGCGGCCAAAGGTTTAGCGGCGGCGCACGCTCAAGGCTTGGTGCATCGCGACGTCAAACCCGCAAACATCTTTTTGGATGAAGGCGTCGAACGTGTGCAGTTGATGGACTTTGGGCTGGCCCGCGCCGTCGACGATGCCAGCCTCACTCGCAGCGGTACACTAGCCGGCACGCCGCAGTACATGTCACCCGAACAAGCTCGCGCCGAAACCGTCGACTCTCGCAGCGATCTGTTCAGTCTGGGCAGTGTGCTGTACGCCATGTGTACCGGCCATGCGCCCTTCCGAGCCGAATCCAGTTACAGCGTGCTGCGGCTGATCACCGACAAAGAACCACGCCCCATTCGTGAACTCAACCCGGACATTCCCGACTGGTTGTGTGCGATCGTCGGCAAATTGATGAGCAAACAAGCGTGCGACCGATTCGAATCTGCCGAACAAGTCGCCGAGCTCCTCGAAGCCTGTCTGGCCCACGTCCAGCAGCCCACCACAACGCCCCTCCCCGCTGGAGTCCAGGCTTTAGCCGCCCAGGAGCAACGCGTTGGAGTCCAGGCTTTAGCCGCTCAGGAGCAACGACCGTCTACCCTTAAGCGCCTAAAGGCTGGACTCCAACAGTCGTCTACCCTCAAGCGCCTAAAGGCTGGACTCCAACGCATGCCGCCGATTGCCAAGCGGTTTGTTGCTGTGGGGTTTGCGTTCTCGCTGGTTTTCGCGGGCGTGATGATCGTTCTGGAGCTGAACAAAGGCACGCTGACGATCGAGTCCGAATTGGACGACGTTGCCATCCGCATCGTCAAGGAACAAGAAACCGTCAAGCAACTGACCGTCAACCAGTCCGGTGCAACGGTTCGCATCGCGGCAGGGAACTATGTGGTCATCGTCGATGGTGAGGTCGATGGCATCGCGGTCGAGGATGGTCAGGTTTCGCTCCGACGAGGCGAGCATGAGGTCGCAAAAATCGTCCGTGTGCAGCCTCCTGAAAAAGCGTCTCCGGCAGCAAGCCTTAACGCACAAGCAAGCCCTGTCCCCAATGATCCCGCGTCGCAGGCCTTGGCTGATCTGCAGGCCGAGTATCAGGAGAACGCGGCAGCCTATCGCCACGCCATGGATGAGGCCACGGATGAAGCGGAGTTGAATCGCGTGTACCAAGAAATGGATCCCCGCCAGACGATGCCGGCGAAGTTGTTGGCGTTCGAAGCGAAGCACCGCGGTTCGAAAGCGGGGCTGACGGCATTGACGGAAGTGGCCCGGATGGCCGTGAGTGTTGGCGATCCCACCTCCGAAGCGGCTCGAGGACGGGTGGAAGCCGTAAAGCGACTGACCACGTACTACCTGGATCATCGCGGCTTAGAAAAAATCGCAGCGGGACTCGATGCAGGTCCATTCGTACCCGGAACGGATGAATTCCTGCAATTGCTTGTCGAAAAAAGTCCCCATCGCGAAACGCAAGCTGAAGCTTTGATCGCTCAGGTAATCCAAGGCATGCGGTTGTTGAGAGTCGAGTCCCAGTTGCCAACGCTTATTGCTCAACAGAAGCAAACTCTGCACAACGACGGTGACATCCCACCGGCGGAAAAGGCAGCTTTGTTGAAAAGGCTCACCGAGTTCGAGAATGTTAACTTTAGAAAGTTGCGTGCGGAGCTAAACCAAAAATTGCAGCGGTTGGTCGATGACTACGCGGACCAACCAGTCCAGCACTACGGCACGGGGAGTGTCGCCGGGCTCAGGCTCGCCCACGCGATCAACCAAGTCATCGTCGGCAAGAAGGCTCCCCAGATCACGGCCACCGACGTCACCGGCAAACCGTTTCGACTAAGCGACCTGCGAGAAAAGCTTGTGGTCCTGCTGTTCGCTCAAAATGTCGGCGACGACTACACAGAAATGTATGGCCCCATTCGGCAATTGGTAGCGAAGTACGAGTGGGCTCCCGTCCGTTTTGTGACGATCGTCAGCACAGACGACCAGAAAGGATTGCGTGCTGCAGTGCAGCGTGGGGATCTAAACGGCACCGTGATCGCTCAACCCTTGTATCAAGCACCGCTGTCACTCGACTGGGGCATCGAAGCTTATCCCTCGGTCTACATCATCGATGCAAACGGGGTCTTGCACCCCGAAATGCACATGCCCTACTACGGCGCCGGTGGCTACGACACAAGCGAAGTCGACAACCGGATTGCTGAATTGCTCAAGCCTTCTCCGCAAGCGATGCCCAACCTTCCTGTTGAGAACGGAGGCAACAAATTCCGCGAGGAAGGCGAACCAAACGCCTCCGACACCTCGATCGGCGAGCACCTATCGCTTAGCGATTCAGTCAAGGCGTTCAACCAGAAGTTTAAGGAGCGGTTTCCCCACTCCGATCAACCTCCGCTAACCGAGCAAGAGCTGATCGCCTGTGCGTCTTGGAGGGTGCAGTACGATACAGAACTATCCGAATCTTTGAAGAGTGGCCTGCATGAGATCGCACGGAAACATCAGATGCCCGCTGGATGGAAATTTGCTGGCGGTTTTGCAACTCGGCCCGTCGGAGAAACGACCGTCGATTTGTTTCAAATATCTCTAGCCAACGACTCAGGCACGGAACGCATCATCGTTCGTGAACGGTTCTTGGGATCCTCGGCGAGTGATGCAAAACCTGCCGACGAGCCGACTTCCGGCACACCGCTGGCAAGGGCAGTCCACCGTTTTAATGCGCGACACAAAAAAGCCGATGGACAAATCCAACCTCCGTTGACCGAGGACGAAGTCATCGCAGCGATCATCCATCAGCAAACCAAACGGGATGCCTTGGATGTCAGTGATTCGTTATTCGCAAACCTCCAAGACATTGCTCGGACGCGTTTGCTTCCCGAGGGCGCCGAACTCGAGCTGATTTCCAGCTTTGGCAGTGAAGCTGGCACGGAATTCACCATCTGGTCGATCCGATTGAAAATGCTTCAGGATGAAAAGGGCAGAGAAGGTTGGACCTACGGGTTCGGAATCCGAGAGCAGTTTATTGGTGTTCGCCATGGCGACGCCGCGTCGATTCACTGGGGGCCGCCGGGCGAAAACGGCTTACAAGCAGGAGTCCGTCTGACGCCGGGGTTGTTGAGCTACGAAATGGGGCAGAAGATCGGCGTCGAGTTTTTCTATCGCAATATTTTGGGCCAATCACTGCCTGCAACCATTCCCAATATTTTCATCTACAAGGAAATCGACGTTCGCGATGCGGAGGGAGCAAAACTGGAGGTTGTTAAGGGTGCACAAGACCTGATCATTGGCGGTGCGGTGGGAGTAAACATCGGAGAGGAACCGTATTCCTTCCGCGGCCAACCACTGATGCTTGTGCCCGTTTCTACCGCGGCAGAACAACGGGACAAAATCTTCGCCGCCTCGGATGCTCGCACTTTGATCCTCGCGAACCCTGGCCAATCATGCAAGTTGACCTTTATGGTCAGGAACAGTGCAGACGATGCCGAGGGCACCCTGAAGACGGGCGAAATCAGATTCGATGTTGCCGAGGGCACGATTGAATTCGAACAAATCGTGCCCCGGGACTTTGGTCGTTTACTAACGCCGAAAAACCTGCTGGGAACGGGGTCAAAGAGGACGCCCAAGGCCGCCACGAACGCAGCGTTTGCAACGCCCGAATCGCTGATGGAATACTACGCCGATTGCCAATTTCGCAACGACACGGGGGGCTGTCTGGCATGTTATTCGGACAAGGTGATCGATCAATTCGCTGCCAACTACCTCGTCACCGCGACGGGAGTGCTGGAGATGTTGCGCGGCGGAGGCGAGCCCCAACGCAAGCGAGCGGACCAGCTGGAAGCTTTGCTTGAACGTTCCATGATCGATGATCCGCCCTCGATTGCGGCTGCGGCGTTGTACCAAGCCGCTGGCAGCGTTCGAGACGAGCTGAAAGGCGGCGAGTCAAGGGAACCCACACAACATGAATTAGTGTTGACGGCCACTTCCCCTTCAATGCTGAAAAATCCACGCCAGTTTGTGTTGGAATTTTCGCAATTCTGCGATGAAGACTAAGATAGAAGCTCGCACGAAAAGATCCGTAATCAATACAAAATCATCTCGGATGATAAAGGAGTTTGGGCCGTCAGAACGGCAGACAACAACCGCATGCAACTAAAGAAGGTCAATGGCCGCTGGTGGATCGATGACCCGTGGGCCGAGACTGAATAGTGCTGCGATCAATGAAAATTGCCGGTGGTCAGCGCAGCGCATCGCCACCACCGGATTCACAGCACAGGCACGGAGTGCCGACACAATCTCTGCCGGGGGTGTGAACCCCCGGACCTAAGATAGTAGGAACTACAAGGCCCGGAGGGCCGACACAATTCTGTTGATGCGCGGCACGCGGCACAGAATCCCCTTGTGTCGGCCCTCCGGGCCTTCGTATTCGTGAGGGCGGGTACCGGGGCTTGACAGCCCCGGCAGGGGCTATGCCGGCCCTCCGGGCCTAACGCGTCTAGGAGTCTGCTTTGCTCCTCCAACCAAGTCTATGGCGTCAAAGTAGGTGGCATTGGGCTCGCGCCCCCGGGCTTATTCGTCCGCAGATCCGCAGCGGATAATCCGGCTGCATGATGCTGCCACCGTGCCCCAGCTATAATCTCGCTGAATAGTGCCGCTTGTTGCTCATCACAGCGATATTCGCCGGTAGGTGGGGTCCCACGTTTCCCACGCTCTGGCGAGCGTAGCTACGCAGCCTTGGCGCTGTCTGCATTTCAAACCATTTGCTTCCAATCTTCCGTTGAGGTCTGGGGTCCGTGCGATACACCTGTTTGATTTCGTTGTGCTTGCTGTTGGTATTCACGCTTCGCGGCTTTGCCGATGGCCCCAAAGATAACGTTCCGGATAACGTCCGATCGGTGCCTCCGCTGGGCATCGAACTAGACGCCGAAACCAACGAATTCCTCACGGACGAACTGCAGAAACTGCAGACGAAAATCGCTGCCTTGCGGTCCCGCAAACATGAGATTGCCGCCGAGTTGCTGCCG from Roseimaritima ulvae includes these protein-coding regions:
- a CDS encoding protein kinase domain-containing protein, which translates into the protein MKSSTVCLSESEIPRLLAGDLPADEITAAEDHIADCESCRSAIESMIADSRWWDDARQSLAQKPTGDFDHSQNEPSGDANEPDPTASEQLLDLLGPTDDPAMLGRIGTYEIVGVLGRGGMGAVFKGYDGALNRFVAIKMLLPHLAVSGAARKRFEREAQAAAAVVDDHVMAIHGVSEWKSVPYFVMPYARGVSLQKRLNDSGPLEVREVLRIGMQAAKGLAAAHAQGLVHRDVKPANIFLDEGVERVQLMDFGLARAVDDASLTRSGTLAGTPQYMSPEQARAETVDSRSDLFSLGSVLYAMCTGHAPFRAESSYSVLRLITDKEPRPIRELNPDIPDWLCAIVGKLMSKQACDRFESAEQVAELLEACLAHVQQPTTTPLPAGVQALAAQEQRVGVQALAAQEQRPSTLKRLKAGLQQSSTLKRLKAGLQRMPPIAKRFVAVGFAFSLVFAGVMIVLELNKGTLTIESELDDVAIRIVKEQETVKQLTVNQSGATVRIAAGNYVVIVDGEVDGIAVEDGQVSLRRGEHEVAKIVRVQPPEKASPAASLNAQASPVPNDPASQALADLQAEYQENAAAYRHAMDEATDEAELNRVYQEMDPRQTMPAKLLAFEAKHRGSKAGLTALTEVARMAVSVGDPTSEAARGRVEAVKRLTTYYLDHRGLEKIAAGLDAGPFVPGTDEFLQLLVEKSPHRETQAEALIAQVIQGMRLLRVESQLPTLIAQQKQTLHNDGDIPPAEKAALLKRLTEFENVNFRKLRAELNQKLQRLVDDYADQPVQHYGTGSVAGLRLAHAINQVIVGKKAPQITATDVTGKPFRLSDLREKLVVLLFAQNVGDDYTEMYGPIRQLVAKYEWAPVRFVTIVSTDDQKGLRAAVQRGDLNGTVIAQPLYQAPLSLDWGIEAYPSVYIIDANGVLHPEMHMPYYGAGGYDTSEVDNRIAELLKPSPQAMPNLPVENGGNKFREEGEPNASDTSIGEHLSLSDSVKAFNQKFKERFPHSDQPPLTEQELIACASWRVQYDTELSESLKSGLHEIARKHQMPAGWKFAGGFATRPVGETTVDLFQISLANDSGTERIIVRERFLGSSASDAKPADEPTSGTPLARAVHRFNARHKKADGQIQPPLTEDEVIAAIIHQQTKRDALDVSDSLFANLQDIARTRLLPEGAELELISSFGSEAGTEFTIWSIRLKMLQDEKGREGWTYGFGIREQFIGVRHGDAASIHWGPPGENGLQAGVRLTPGLLSYEMGQKIGVEFFYRNILGQSLPATIPNIFIYKEIDVRDAEGAKLEVVKGAQDLIIGGAVGVNIGEEPYSFRGQPLMLVPVSTAAEQRDKIFAASDARTLILANPGQSCKLTFMVRNSADDAEGTLKTGEIRFDVAEGTIEFEQIVPRDFGRLLTPKNLLGTGSKRTPKAATNAAFATPESLMEYYADCQFRNDTGGCLACYSDKVIDQFAANYLVTATGVLEMLRGGGEPQRKRADQLEALLERSMIDDPPSIAAAALYQAAGSVRDELKGGESREPTQHELVLTATSPSMLKNPRQFVLEFSQFCDED
- a CDS encoding RNA polymerase sigma factor, producing MNDWPETNESLILRVRDPADSAAWSAFLAIYRPVVYRLARSRGLQDADADDLAQQVFVAIARAVGHWQPATDGPPFRAWLYRIAHNEILKAVTRRKPDAAVGSSTVQEMLNAVPRRDDDVTDVLIQETRREAFRWAAEEIRPEFTATSWAMFWQSTVQQQAVELVAKTHRRSKGAVYLARFRVTKRLKEKLDEVSDIWEQY
- a CDS encoding prenyltransferase/squalene oxidase repeat-containing protein; the encoded protein is MTSTIRTLLLFAIFQPTIGLAQQTPITLQDVEAGLPVISADEPMASEFSAEQAARYLDRSALNWVKTKNCATCHTNMYYLMARPALHAVLPDSGEVRSFYEDYRKVRWRTKGPSEAGGFWPIVVGTGLTFNDAQTTGRLSDVTRDVLDMMWTVQRDDGGWNWPDCDYAPLEIDDHYGVTVAALTIGVAPDGYANTPQSRDGLEKLRTYFTNNPPKSLHHRAMLAWCSIRIEGIATEQQRQDTLAELLALQLDDGGWSTAGFLTDWKGLQRSDGEPLKTRTSDGYGTGLVIVIARELGVPADDPRLQKGIQWIRANQRESGKWFTESPVNDAGNLISNAGSAFVVLALQACGELPGWPFTSNQTGKP